From the genome of Longispora fulva:
CCCGACCAGGTCGGCCGCCCCCGGTCCGCCGCACACCCCCTCGACGGCCTCCAGGGTCGCGCCGCCGGCGAAGACCGCCATCGACCGCCACAGGTCGCGCTCGTCGTCGGCGAGGAGTTCCCAGCTCCAGTCGACCACGGCGCGCAGGGTCTGGTGCCGGGGCAGCGCCGTGCGGCTGCCGGCCGTGAGCAGCCGGAACCGGTCTCCGAGCCGGCCGGCGACCTGCTCGACGCTCATCGACCGCAGTCGGGCCGCGGCCAGCTCGATCGCCAGCGGCATGCCGTCCAGGGCCCGGCAGATCCGGACCACGGCCGGCGCGGTGCCCGGGTCCAGCGCGAAGTCGGGGCGGGCTGCTGCGGCCCGGTCGGCGAAGAGCCGGACGGCGGCGTAGCGCCCCGGGTCCGCGTCGGCGTCCGGCGGCAGGTCCAGGGACTCCACCGGCCACAGCGTCTCGCCCGTGATGCCCAGCGGTTCGCGGCTGGTGGCCAGGACCCGCAGCCGGGGACACTCGCCGAGCAGCCGGTCGGTGACGGCGGCGACCGTGTCGATCACGTGCTCGCAGTTGTCGAGGACGAGGAGCATGTCCTTGCCCGTCAGGCCCTCGACGAGCCGGCCGACGAGGTCCGCCGGGTCCGGGCTGGTCCGTCGCCGCTGGTGGAGTGCCTGTTCGCGCAGGCCGAGGGCGGCGAGGATCGTCTGGGGCACCTCGGTCTCGTCGGTGACCGGGGCGAGTTCCACCATCCACACCCCGCCCGGGGACCGGCCGAGCTGGCGGGCGGCCGCCTCGCCGGCCAGCCGGGTCTTGCCGGCCCCGCCCGGCCCGGTCAGGGTGACCAGCCGCGCGTCGGCCAGCAGGCCGCCCACCCGGTCGAGGTCGGCGTCGCGGCCGACGAAACTGGTCAGGCCGGCGCGCAGGTTCGTCAGGAGGGTCACCGCCGGGGCCGGGGCCGGTTCGGCGCGCAGGACCGCCAGGTGCGCCCCTGCGAGGGCCGGCGACGGGTCGGCGCCGAGCCGGTCGGCCAGCGCCGCCCGGGTCCGCTCGAACGCGGCGAGGGCCGCGCCGGGCCGGCCGACGGCCACGAGTACCCGGATCAGGGCGACGGTGAGGGACTCGCGCACCGGATGCTCGACGACCAGCCCCTCCAGCTCCGCGACCGTCCCGGGCCCGACCTCCGTGCGCAGCTCGGCGGCGACCCGGTCCTCGACGGCGGCGAGCCGCAGCTCGGCGAGCCGGGCGACCGGGGCCAGGGCGAAGTCGGCGTCAGCCACGTCGGCGAGCGCCGGACCGCGCCACAGGCCGAGGGCCTCGCGCAGCAGGGCCAGCGCGCCGGCGGGGTCGGTGTCCAGCACCGCCCGGCCGGCGGCGGCGAGCGCCTCGAACCGGCGCGCGTCGACGGCGTCCGGGGCGATCCGGAGCTGGTAGCCGGCCGGATGCGAGCGGATGTCCAGGGTGGGGACCGCGCGCCGGAGCCGGGAGACCAGGGCCTGCAGGGCGTTGGTCACCTCGGCGGGCGGCTCGGAACCCCAGAGCGCGTCGGCGAGCCGGCCGGCGGTGACGACCCGGCCGGGTTCGAGGGCGAGCAGGACGAGCAGGGTCCGCAGCCGCGCGCCCCGCACCGTCCCGCCCTCGACCTCGAGGGGCCCCAGAATCGCGATGCTCACGTGCACGATTCTGCCCCGTCGGTCCCGGGGTCGTCCCCGCGACCGGGCCGGCGCCCCCGAGCTACCCTCGCGCCATGGAGTTCCGGGTACTCGGCGGCGTGCTGGCCGTGGTCGACGGCGAACCGGTCGCGCTCGGCCGCCGGCGGGAACGGCGGATCCTCGGGGTGCTCCTGCTGCGGCTCAACACCCCGGTCTCCACCGAGGACCTGATCGACCTTCTCGGCGACGGGCTCACCCGGTCAGCGGTGCGGGTGCACGTGTCCCGGCTGCGGGGCGCCCTGGCCGGCACGAGCGCCGAGTTGCGCACCGAGCGCGGCCGGTACGTGCTGCACGCCGACCCCGACCAGGTCGACGTGCACCGGTTCCGGGCCCTGGTGGCCGCTGCCCGGACCGCCGAGGAGCCCCTGACGCCGCTGCGGGAGGCGTTCGCGCTGTGGCGCGGCCCCGCCCTGGGCGCCGACGCCACCGACCGGATCCGGGAGCGGGTGGCCGCCGGCCTCGACGACCTGTACCTCACGGCCACGGAGCTACGGCTGACCGCGGAACTCGCCGCCGGCCGGCACGGGGAGGTCCTGCCGGAGCTCGCGGAGCTGGTCGCGGCGTACCCGCTGCGGGAGACGTTCGCGGCCCTGCTGATCACGGCCGTGCACCGGGCCGGGGACCGGACCGGTGCCCTCGGGGTGTACGAGGCGGCCAGCGAGCGCCTCGCCGAGGCGACCGGCCTGGACCCCGGCCCGGCCCTGACCGCCGCCCATCTGCGGGTGCTCCGCGACGACCGGCCGCCCGGCGACCCGCTGCGCACCCCGGCCCAGCTGCCCCCGGACCTCGCGGACTTCACCGGTCGGGAGAGCGAACTCGACCGGCTCGACGCGCTGCTGCCCCGGGGCGGGGCCGTCGTGATCAGCACGGTGACGGGGACCGGCGGGATCGGGAAGACGACCCTCGCCGTGCACTGGGCGCACCGGATCCGCGACCGGTTCCCCGACGGCCAACTGCACCTCAACCTGCACGGGTACTCCACGAGCGCCCCGGTCCCGCCGATGGAGGCGCTGGCCCGGCTGCTGCGCGCCCTCGGGGTGCCGGCCGAGCGGATCCCGTCTCACCAGGAGGAGGCCGCCGGCATGTACCGCAGCCTGCTCGCCGACCGCCGGGTGCTGATCCTGCTCGACAACGCCCACCACCCCGACCAGGTCCGGCCGCTGCTGCCGTCGAGTCCGCACTGCATGGTCCTGGTGACCAGCCGCAACGCGCTCACGGGCCTGGTGGTCCGCGACGGGGCGGTGAACCTGGAGCTGCCGGTGCTGTCGGCCGCCGAGGCCGTGGAGTTCCTCCGGACCACCCTGGGCGCTGGCCGGGTCGCCGCCGAGCCGGCCGCGGCCGCCGAACTGATCGCGCTGTGCGGCCGGCTGCCGCTGGCCCTGCGGATCACGGCGGCGCACCTCCTGGACCGGCCCGGCATCGCCGCGCACGTGGCCCGGATGCGCGCCGGGGACCTGCTCGGCGAGCTGGAGGTGGACGACGACCCGCAGGCCTCGGTGCGCGCGGCCTTCGACCTGTCGTACGCGGCGCTGGAGCCGGAGGCCGCCCGGCTGTTCCGGTTCCTCGGCCTGGTGCCCGGCCCGGACCTGACCGTCGGGGCCGCGCACGCCCTGGCCGGTCGCGACCCGGGCCGGCTGCTGCGCCAGCTCACGGCGGCGCACCTCGTGGAGGAGTCCGGCCCGGGGCGGTACGCGCTGCACGACCTGCTGCGCCGGTACGCCGAGGAGCGGGTCGCCGACGATCCCGAGCGCGGGGCCGCGGCCCGGCGGCTGTACGACTGGTACCTGCGCACCGCCGACGCCGCCGCGCGACGGCTCTACCCCAGCTCCACCCGGCTGCCGAACGGTCCGGTCCACGCCCCGGTTCCGGAGGTCCCCGAGGCGCTGTCCTGGTTGGAGTCCGAGCGGGCCAACCTGGTGGCCGCGGTCCGGCACACGGCGGCGCACGGCCCCCGGGAGTACGCGTGGCTGATCACCGACGCGCTGCGCGGCTACTTCTACCACCGCCGACACGTCGTGGAGTGGCTGGCGGCCTCCCAGGCGGCGCTCGACGCCGCCGTCGCCGGGGGAGAGCGGCTGGCCCAGGCCGCGATGCACCTCAGCATCGCCGGCGCGCACTCCGTCGAGGACCCGCGCCGGGCCCTGGAGCACTACCGCACGGCCCTCGACGCGGCCGTCGCCGCCGGCTGGACGCAGGGCACGGCCACGATCACGAAC
Proteins encoded in this window:
- a CDS encoding BTAD domain-containing putative transcriptional regulator, producing the protein MSIAILGPLEVEGGTVRGARLRTLLVLLALEPGRVVTAGRLADALWGSEPPAEVTNALQALVSRLRRAVPTLDIRSHPAGYQLRIAPDAVDARRFEALAAAGRAVLDTDPAGALALLREALGLWRGPALADVADADFALAPVARLAELRLAAVEDRVAAELRTEVGPGTVAELEGLVVEHPVRESLTVALIRVLVAVGRPGAALAAFERTRAALADRLGADPSPALAGAHLAVLRAEPAPAPAVTLLTNLRAGLTSFVGRDADLDRVGGLLADARLVTLTGPGGAGKTRLAGEAAARQLGRSPGGVWMVELAPVTDETEVPQTILAALGLREQALHQRRRTSPDPADLVGRLVEGLTGKDMLLVLDNCEHVIDTVAAVTDRLLGECPRLRVLATSREPLGITGETLWPVESLDLPPDADADPGRYAAVRLFADRAAAARPDFALDPGTAPAVVRICRALDGMPLAIELAAARLRSMSVEQVAGRLGDRFRLLTAGSRTALPRHQTLRAVVDWSWELLADDERDLWRSMAVFAGGATLEAVEGVCGGPGAADLVGALVDKSILVPVDGTRYRMLETIREYGLDRLADHGDADRFRRAHATYFLALAEEAESAMRGRDQVFWLARLSEEHDNLHGALRWSIAAGDADIAVRMVAALGWYWGLRGHRVEGSALALDALALPGGPPASRALAHILGALNVAEGTHDAELALSWLNIAADMVAVDSSLRATHPLLRIVGPVRSLFAERDGGTGMADLREVFEDPDPWLAAAARVAHAFVSFNLGLDHETAQADSLASLDTFRRLGDRWGASLALSAVAEHLTRNGDYRAAAEAYAESAQLTGELGAFEDLPQFQTRQSEQWWLAGEPDLAWRTLADARRAAERAGLVEGAVAVELSHGLLAKWEGRLDESRAALERCEALIFSPRVSGQIQALVLAALASLDIAVGDLPAAESRLRLAYSTAMASRDTPVVATVLVTLAELAVAVGDPARAALLLGVADQNLGIRGPVGPDAVAVAEAARAVLGERFAEHYQRGRDRSTHQILTEVTSAA
- a CDS encoding AfsR/SARP family transcriptional regulator; amino-acid sequence: MEFRVLGGVLAVVDGEPVALGRRRERRILGVLLLRLNTPVSTEDLIDLLGDGLTRSAVRVHVSRLRGALAGTSAELRTERGRYVLHADPDQVDVHRFRALVAAARTAEEPLTPLREAFALWRGPALGADATDRIRERVAAGLDDLYLTATELRLTAELAAGRHGEVLPELAELVAAYPLRETFAALLITAVHRAGDRTGALGVYEAASERLAEATGLDPGPALTAAHLRVLRDDRPPGDPLRTPAQLPPDLADFTGRESELDRLDALLPRGGAVVISTVTGTGGIGKTTLAVHWAHRIRDRFPDGQLHLNLHGYSTSAPVPPMEALARLLRALGVPAERIPSHQEEAAGMYRSLLADRRVLILLDNAHHPDQVRPLLPSSPHCMVLVTSRNALTGLVVRDGAVNLELPVLSAAEAVEFLRTTLGAGRVAAEPAAAAELIALCGRLPLALRITAAHLLDRPGIAAHVARMRAGDLLGELEVDDDPQASVRAAFDLSYAALEPEAARLFRFLGLVPGPDLTVGAAHALAGRDPGRLLRQLTAAHLVEESGPGRYALHDLLRRYAEERVADDPERGAAARRLYDWYLRTADAAARRLYPSSTRLPNGPVHAPVPEVPEALSWLESERANLVAAVRHTAAHGPREYAWLITDALRGYFYHRRHVVEWLAASQAALDAAVAGGERLAQAAMHLSIAGAHSVEDPRRALEHYRTALDAAVAAGWTQGTATITNNLGDLLYDLGDLRGADRHLREAVRLADNVLLADPTDGERGSAAIVFTNLADTVRCLGRPDEAAALLNRALFEVDVSGTVYGAGHTHTVFGRLLCDRGEYAAALDWAAGALPSIVAQSGSAFEVNALVVIGDAHRGLGDPGRAGEAYRSALTVAVDVGHPYGQAEALLGLAACEDSLGHAASEESLAHAERALDVARRHGYAVLEGRALTACARAHRAAGEPGPAAARATEAVAVHERSGYHEGLVASRQLLDVIRPVAAIAATMPGC